From one Gracilibacillus salinarum genomic stretch:
- a CDS encoding extracellular solute-binding protein, with amino-acid sequence MRFTWCKKSFFGIVLVMLMAVVLIACSDDSTSEGMSDLPKAEVDNSQDWEGTIKVQLIGNFSMESSTDPITGVKTEGVEVLKKEFERQHPGATVEFILMPWEGYTEKTQAMLTSGEADVYQMPGVADFASQGVLEPLQPFIEEDDEFQVDKFIDNQVEGWKALGPESEDLSIYSLPFLSDARFIAYDKELFDQWGVEYLSEYPTMEEIAEKASKMTGENPETGEQNYGIWYRGDWGSAFTLTNTVEGQNGQWGTGFAWDEMEFSFDSPEMLKGLNWLLDMQELAPEGIVSNQGNEKWMTKENDIAIMLDQAPENIVKPAYAQGVDDRIGIAQVFKNDQGQGGVFSGSPITIAKNSENKDLAWEWLKFATSEFAQRYIFEEVGAMPSLKAAKDWESVKEYEELINPVFEALATPWTPRYPWGSAQPRFILTSEVEAALTGKRSPEDALKKAQQESTAWLENR; translated from the coding sequence ATGAGATTTACATGGTGCAAAAAGTCTTTTTTTGGTATCGTTCTTGTGATGTTAATGGCAGTGGTACTTATAGCTTGCAGTGATGATTCCACTTCTGAAGGGATGTCGGATCTTCCTAAAGCAGAAGTGGACAATTCTCAGGATTGGGAGGGAACGATAAAGGTTCAATTGATTGGTAACTTTTCTATGGAATCTTCAACAGACCCCATTACTGGAGTTAAAACAGAGGGAGTAGAGGTTTTAAAGAAAGAATTTGAACGGCAACATCCAGGTGCTACTGTTGAATTTATATTAATGCCATGGGAAGGTTATACAGAAAAAACTCAGGCAATGCTCACTTCAGGTGAAGCGGATGTCTATCAAATGCCTGGGGTGGCGGATTTTGCTTCACAAGGTGTTCTAGAACCGTTACAGCCATTCATTGAAGAAGATGACGAATTCCAGGTGGATAAGTTTATTGATAATCAGGTGGAAGGGTGGAAAGCTTTAGGTCCGGAAAGCGAAGATTTGAGTATATACAGCCTTCCTTTTCTTAGCGATGCTCGTTTCATTGCATATGACAAGGAATTGTTTGATCAGTGGGGGGTAGAGTATCTCTCTGAATATCCTACTATGGAAGAAATTGCTGAAAAGGCAAGTAAGATGACTGGTGAGAATCCTGAGACAGGTGAACAAAACTATGGTATTTGGTACCGAGGAGATTGGGGTTCTGCCTTTACTTTAACTAACACAGTTGAAGGTCAAAATGGACAGTGGGGTACAGGCTTTGCTTGGGATGAAATGGAATTTTCTTTTGATTCGCCAGAAATGTTAAAAGGATTAAATTGGTTGTTAGATATGCAAGAATTAGCACCTGAAGGAATCGTTAGCAATCAAGGAAATGAAAAATGGATGACAAAAGAAAACGATATCGCTATTATGCTTGATCAGGCACCTGAGAACATTGTGAAACCAGCGTATGCTCAGGGGGTGGATGATAGAATTGGTATTGCACAAGTGTTTAAGAATGATCAAGGCCAAGGTGGAGTCTTTTCTGGAAGTCCGATCACTATTGCGAAAAATAGTGAAAATAAGGATTTGGCATGGGAATGGTTGAAATTTGCTACAAGTGAATTTGCTCAACGATATATTTTTGAGGAAGTCGGTGCGATGCCTTCCCTTAAGGCGGCTAAAGACTGGGAAAGTGTGAAGGAATATGAGGAGCTGATAAATCCTGTTTTCGAAGCACTCGCTACTCCGTGGACTCCACGTTATCCATGGGGATCTGCTCAGCCGAGATTTATTTTAACTTCTGAAGTGGAAGCGGCTTTAACAGGAAAGAGATCTCCGGAAGATGCACTAAAGAAGGCGCAACAGGAAAGTACAGCATGGTTAGAGAATAGATAG